Below is a window of Mus caroli chromosome 2, CAROLI_EIJ_v1.1, whole genome shotgun sequence DNA.
aagaaagaaagaaagaaagaaaaacagagccaCAGAGGCACAGAGTCCATCTGGGACCAGGAAAGCAATAGTGACTCTTTTGCCTGGACCTTGTATCTGAATAAGACCTGggctaagccgggcgtggtggcgcacgcctttaatcccagcacttgggaggcagaggcaggtggatttctgagttcgaggctagcctggtctacaaagtgagttccaggacagccaggactatacagagaaaccctgtctcgaaaaaaccaaaaaaaaaaaaaaaaaccaaaacctgggCTCTGTGCCCAAGGAGGTAATTTATAGGTTTAGCCTTCCATTAGGTTCCTGTAGACCATTAGTCACTGGGTGTGGGGGAAGTATGGGGTGACAGGGAGGTAGCTCTGATCCCAGCAGCATGTCCCTTGTTCAGAGTAGCTGGGCTAAATCCATGAGCAGCTGACTTTCCTCTGTGGACTGAGGCAGGGCTGTGTCCTTGGGACTGGGACACCTGAGTAGATCACTTATCTGTCACCCCCAGGGAACAGGCCAGATCAACCAGGGGCATGAGGAGGAAGCGCCAGACCTTTCTAAGACCCAGAGAAACCTGGGAACTGATTCCAGCCTTGCCAGGAATTTCTGGTATGCCCCTGAGAATGTTCTGGTCTCCTGGTATGTAGCTCCTGGTTTAGGTCTAGGGAGATGGTGCTGAGGGTCTGATGGTGCTGAACCACAAAGGTCAGCTGGAATCAGAAGACCCAAGTGAActttttgccccccccccaaccctcagAAATAGAGGCACCAAGAAAGTAAAGGGATTAGGGTACCTCACACTTTACTGTTGAATCCACTTTCTCATCTGACCTTCACAGCAACCTGTAACTGTCATTGTCACTTCATATCTGGGGCATCTAAGGTCTCTCCATGGAATCCAGAGAACTTTGGTTTGTTTGACACATTGCTACTAGGTATCATGGACCCTGAAACTCTCAGCCTAAATGTCTCACATACCCCAAAATTCTCAGCCCAAATGTCTTGAGCAACACAGACTCTATCCACCCTGTCTAGACAGTCTGGAGCTGTGCAGCTGGCCTGACATGTGCCAACTCCTTGCTCCAGTGCCTGAGCATTTCTTTTGCCACCTTTGCCCACAGGAGTCCCTACCTGGCTTCATTGATTGGCTCCACTGGGTTGCTGTGAAGTAAAGGATATGGACTCTTTGGATTCTAATCTCTGGGTGTACCATGCAATAGAATGAACATCGTACTCTGGGCCTATGGGATGACCCACTGGAAAGGAACTTTGAGATAACCTAGCTCATGTAagcaaggaaaggaaacaaaaccagagggtttgcagagagagagagagagagagagagagagagagagagagagagagagagagNNNNNNNNNNNNNNNNNNNNNNNNNNNggaaggaaggaaggaaggaaggaaggaaggaagaaaaaaagaaaagaaaggaaggaaggaatagaaagaaaagaaagacagaaagaaaggaaggaagagatggaaagaaagggtagaaagaaattaagaaagggtagaaagaaaaacatgccaCTGAGTGTGACTTTTAAAACCACTTTCTAGGTAAGAAGGAAGTCACTTGAGAGGTGACCGGTGAAAGCAGAAATGtctaggatacacacacacacccttggagGCACAGCTTAAAGGAAACCTGTCCATACCAGTGCCTCATCCAGGAGAAGACTGACCAAACAGAGAAGGACATTTGTAAGCAAGGTATTACATTTCTGAACAAACCAGAAGGTAGAAGCCTCCCAGAAGTCAGCTGTCACAAAGTAGTGACACAAATGCCCAGGGATGCTCATAGGGACAGGTACAGCTGGCACACTGGGTGGAGCAGGATGTGCAGGCTCCTACTCTTGCACCAAGCAGCTGGGTATGGGAAGGGCTGGGGAGGAACAGGCTGGGGACCAGCCTGAGATAGAAAACATGACAATGACTAAGGTaagcaaataagcaaaagaaCTGGGCGAGGAGGAGGTTGGCAGCTAATGAGGGCAGGGCCCAGATTCCTGGATTTAAAAATGCCTGTTGGGAAGATAATAACATGTAAAGGGGaatagggaaggaggggggaagaggagaggaggaggaggaggaggaggaagaggaggaagaagaggaggaagaggaagaacaggaagaagggggaagaggaggaagaggaagagatgtaGAAAGCCAGAAAGGAATATTGTAAAAATGttaacaaagatttttttcccctgaaatggGGAAGGTATTtctttagtttcatttctatttttctgttcttttcactTTATTAAGGATAAGCGAGCATGGAAGATTTTAATAACTACAAGGTAGGGGAATGTGAAACACTGGCTTCCTCTGTCCTAAAAACTAACAAAGATGTTAAGAGTTAGGGTAGTTGGCCTGCAGCGTCTGCTGAGTGCATGCTGGCTCCGCAGAGGCTCCCTACCATGCTGGGTGCTCTCAGATTGGCAACAGGGATTCTGCCTGGCAGCTTCTCTTAATTGGCCCTGCATTTGCTACCTCCTCAGGCATCCCTCTCACCTCTGCTTCTAGGTTAAGTGGGGAGACCTTGGAGACTAAATGCAGAGAAGCAACATTAGAGAAGATCCCGCGGGCTTAGCTTGTGGATGAAGCCCTTAACAGAAGAAAGAGACGATGAGAACATAAGAAGAACAGAGAGGGCCCACCCAGCCACACAGTGGCCTCTTAGTGGAGGAGAGAGCTAACacatctttattgtttcttcccATGATGCTCAGTGGTTCTACAGAGTTTCAACTACCCACACTACAGAGGTTGAACAAAGATAGCAAGCACCTGGAGAAGTAGAAAgctgtgaggctatgctgggggtgggaagggaggctGGGACAGGCTATGCTGGGGGTGGAAAGGGAGGCTAtgctgggggtgggaagggaggttGGGACAAGGACTGGGGAGGGCAGTAGGAAGGCAGGCCTCAGGAGGCTGGAGCTGCAGCAACCAAGATGTCCTTGTAGCCTTTGATCTCCTTGACCTCACTGCTGCTGATGAGGACTTGTAGCTGGTGGGGCCCAGCTTTGATGGGGTAGagctccagatgaatttggatgGTGTGTCCAGCCATCAGAATTCCAAGGCTGAAAGTGAAAAGCTGCCTGTCGGGGCCTGGAGAATTGGCAGTTTGGATAGGCAATGGGACAAGGAGACCTGCTGAGTAAGTAGCACAACCCAGCCCCCTGGTACCACCAAACCCCCAGCGTCCTGAGGTTGGAGGAGTGAGGAACAGAAGGTGGCATCTGAAGACCAAGGAGGATCCAGCAGTCCCATGAAGCACAGCCCCTCAGAGATCAGCACCCCAGGAAGACTGGGGAGGGGCCAATGACAATGTTACTCACTCTTTTGTCATCTGCCCATTGATGAGGCCACTCCCCTCCAGAACCATGGCGCAGTTATTCAGAGGCACCATCAGGGTGTTGGTGAGGGTGATGTGGATATTCAGAGCCTTGCCCACCTCAGCCCTTTCAAACACCTGTGTGGGGAGAAGACAGAGGTGCCCTAGGTCCCCGGCCTCACAGTCACACCCCATTCAGTCAACTGCTCTTGTGACCACCAGGGACTGCTTAGAGCATAGATGCTAGTAGTGAGGGGAGCCTAGCTCAAACTAACACATCTGTTCACCCGCTTTAGAAGTTCAGGGAGTTCCACATCAGGACTGGGTAGAGTTTCCCTCTCACCATCTATTTGAAGATGCCTGCTGGACTCAACTGAAGTACTGGTCCCAAAGGGTTAATGATATTGTCTAGCGTTTGTCAAGTAGGAAACCAAGCACAAGTCCTACCAGTTATGATTAATTAGTAGTATCTAGCCCATGCACAGGAGTGTCATGTGTGCCACCTATGTGCAATCAACAATATCATTCCACCAGCAAAGAAATGATGAAGCCAAGATTCCAAGATATATTGATGATGAGACAGGACCTAACCTAGGGCTCTTAGATCCTAGCCCAGGATCTTCCTCCCAGCCTGTTGTATCTTCCCAGATATCAGTAGGACGtgcttgccccacccccagccccagctgtGTACAGTACTTCAATGTCATGGGGGCAGCATGGCCTTAGCCTGTCCTGGGAGGCAAGGATTCAGTCCTGGAGCCCAGAATAGTATCATCTGAATGATGAGCAACAATGGATAAGTAATGGACCCAAATGCTCTCTGTCCATCCAGAGCACACTGAGGGCATGTTACCTAACTTACCTGAAACTCAAACGAAAGAACTAAGTCTCCAAAGAGGGTGTCAAAGCCAAATGGGCGAAAATAACTCTGGAATCCAGCACAGTGGTGTTCATCAGCCACAGGTCTTACAGCCATGCGGACCAAGCCATAGCCTACTTGGTCCCATTACAACTGGGACTCTGCCCTGGGTAACAGGTAGGGCCCTGCCGCAGCACCAAGCTTATGCCTATGCTTGCAACTCTGCCCCGCTGTTCGCCTCACACAGAAGGCCTCCAGCAGCACCTGCCCTGGCACCCTGAGAGCATGCCCCGGTGAAAACCACAACTGTGCCAGCTGAGTTATGGTCCAATACAGAACCATCTAACAGTTCTGTTGGCTAGTGTCAGGCATGCTGTCAGCTAGGCTGCCGGGTAAAAAGCTGGGCTTGGGAAGGCAGTGGGAAAGGCTTTGGGGGAGGACAGCTCGGGTGGCAGGAGATGGGGAGGACACGTGCCCTCCTTTGTGAAGCTTTCCTTCCCTTTAAAGCCACCCAAGCCACTCTGGCACTGTGTCTCTATGTCTGAAGTTCacttcttgctttgttttctgtggcACACCACATCTTATCTGCAGTCACCTTTTGAATTCAACCATATAGTCTGTCTTaggtctgtctcctctcctcacaTCTGCTCACATCCCAAAGCACTGTCTCTTTATCTCCGCCTTCGGGAAGGGAATCTCCGTGGTAACATGCCTGCATCTGTTCTCTACCTAGCATCCTCCTCACCATCCTTTGCAAAACATGACCTCCCTAAGACGCCCTCTTGTCCCATGCTTTGTTACATGTAGAGCCCTGGAGCCTGCCATCTCTCAGCCTGTTGCCTATGGTGGAGAAAAAAGCCTCGGTGACCCCACTATCATCATCTGTATCAGGGCATGATACCCCCGCCAGCCCATGATGAGAACATCTTAGAGCCTGTGTGTCCCCATCTCTGTCCAGAGACCTCACCTCAATAGACAAGTGGGGAGGCTCCAGAGAGAAATCTTTTAGGACCAGAATGAACTGCCCTGTCTCTTCAACCTCAGCGATGCCAGCCACACGGATCAGCCTTTCATCTGTCAGCTTGTCCCTGTAACTGCTGTAGGGCAGCAGGAACGGCCATTGTATCTCTAAACATAGGCAAAAACACCATCTTGAGTCCAAAGGATGGGCTAGAAAGAAACACTACACTCAGAGATCATTGTTGTCAGATGTGTTAGAATGTCTATGCTGGCACCCAACTGCCCAGCTACAGCGACTTTCCTGCCTGTGATATGTGAGCTGGGAGAGGGGTTCTCTGTGATTTGGCTAGACCAGGCTCATCTGATTCACAGACCCAAAGCTCCCCCTCTTCAGGTGACTTCTCATGCCTGCTACAAACTCACCCTTCTCAAAATCCACATTCAAGTGTACTATGTGTCTCCAGAACGGTTTCCGAAAGCCACCCCCATGCAGGAGGGCCTGTGCACAAAAGCGCACCGTCAGTCCGATGGAGCCCTGAACATGGTCTCTGACTGGCACCCTCTGGACATATAGCATGAGCGGCAGGTCCTGGCCCCACATGGGTGCCCTAGCCAGGTGGAGTTGCAGCTGCACAGGCTTAGCCTTTAAGTTCTCAGATCCTAGGAGATCCAGGAGAGATGAAGCGTTCCTTCTCGGTTCCAGCAATTTCCAGGAAGCCTTAATGAATGCAGACCGCTCCTCAGAGGATCCTGGTAGAATAGAACCACACAGAACAAAGACATCAGTCAGGCAGGGCAGAGGAGACCAATGACCTTCTTGGGAAAACAAATGACTGAGCTCTCGGCTGCCAGCCAGAAGCCCTAGCCATGTATATACAGCCAGTAGCCATACAGAGAAGCACACAATATCATGGCTGAGATGAGGGTGGTGCTGCTTAGCGCTGGCTTTAACCCCTGCTCCACAGTCTCTTCATCTATCAGTATTTGGTTCTATTATATGAAACCCAGGGACAATACTGGGCTGCCCAGAGTTGCTAACAAGTTAGATCATGTAATTGCTGAATGTAAGATTGAGTGTGGTTCTTTGTCATCTGTACTGTTATCGTCATGAATATCACCATTATTATCACCAttagcaccaccaccaccaccatcatcatcgccatcatcaccagcagcagcatcaTCACCACAACCATCATCAAGGCCAGAGGCTTCTTTCCCCTGCCTGCGTTCTCTCTCCTGAAATTCAAGTTCTTTAGATAGAACTTCATCTCTTTCCCTTGGGACTAATTCAACATCCAGGCACAAAACTCAAACTTACTTACTCCAGACTGTGGACTCCTCTAGAGGACTTACAATGTTTCCAGCCTGTTCGCCACACTAGCTCATTTAGTGCTTCGAGGGGAGCTATCTCACTTCACTGATAAGGAAATAGAGGCATGGTAGATGATCCAGGCTAACCCACCTATAGCACTGCAGAGCCTTGCTTAGTTCTCAGGTGGCCAAAGTCCACCAAAGCTCTCCATAGGGATGTCTGCTCCCTTCCACAGGCCCAGAGCCCTGTCCCTCCTGAGTGTCCAACTCTCCCCTAGCTGCTAACCCTATCCTGatggacacagagagatagatatagatgtgtgGCCCTGATAGAGTTACCAGATAAAATGCAGGACCTCCAATTAAATATGAGTTTAAGATAAGTAAATAATCTTCATTATAAATTACATGTGGGGCtgggatatggctcagcagttaagtacaccgactgctcttccagaggtcctgagttcaattcccagcaaccacatggtggctcacaaccatctgtaatgggatctgaNNNNNNNNNNNNNNNNNNNNNNNNNNNNNNNNNNNNNNNNNNNNNNNNNNNNNNNgccctcttctggtgtgtctgaggacagctacattgtactcatatacataaaataaataaatcttatattaaattaaactaaaaaattaGATGCAATATTTGGAACACACTATAAACTATCCAAttcatttgaatttcagataaacagTGATTTCTTTTTAGCAGAAGGATATCTCATACAGGGTTGACATGATGGCTTAGTGGAAAAAGACATCCACTATCAAGCTTCATATGAGTTCAGTCTCCAagtaatggaagaagaaaaccaacctccataagttgtcctctgacctacacacacacacacacacacacacacacacacaccactgggaTACATGTTCCTACcaacatgcatgtatgcacatctatacatgtacacaataaatacatgtaattaaaaattaaagatgtcaCTTGagacatatttataataataattatttgtcTTAATGTATCTGGAATTCAGATTTAATTGCGCATTCTATATTTTTATCTGCTAAATCTAGGCAAATCTATTCCAGGATCAAatacccaggatctaaaaatccTCCCAGTCCCCTGGGAGTTTGTCTAAGGGGGAGGGAGGTAGTGGTGCTCTAATCTGTGGTCAGTGATATACACACTCCCTCCCAGACCCAAGGCCCAGGCACCTTCTGGATACTTGTAGGAACTGGTGATGTCCAGGCGCGCATCTGACCCTACCATCTTGGTGCTAATTGCTTTCCCAATGTAACTGGTGTTATGGGCCAGGATCTCCTGGACCTGGCCACCCTCAAAAAGCCAAACGACCTCATCAGCGTTCACCTCTGCATACACAAAAGGGGTATCATAGGGTAGCTGGATGTCCCCTTCCTTGATGGCTTTCACAGAGGCAGGGCCACAGCAGAACAACCCtgtagagaaaacagaaattgtGGGACGTGGATGCCTTCAGATACATGGGCCCGAGACAGTGGGTTCTGGCCATGGGAGGTGATGAGAAATGACACCAGAGCCTTCTCCAGTTTACCAAATTCACTTATGTGTACTAATTTGTCTGACCCTCATACCATCTTCCTGACTTTACAGGCAAAGAAAGAATGGACATGCTCACTGCTCATCCCAGAGATCTCAATGTCGGTGGCAAAGTTATACCCGGGACCTGACACAGTCTAGGCTATAACCCTGAGAAGTAAGGGAAGTGGGAAATGGCCGTACCCCTCTGGCTATGTGGGTGCTCATTCTCATTGGCTTCCTAGAGAGCCTGGCCCCTGCACACGATCCCCTACGCACCACTGCTGgtttgctggggggtggggtccAGAACCTGCCAGCCGTTGTACCCCGGTGGAAGGTCTTTCCTGAGCATCCAGCACTCGTTCCAGACGTGGAAGTTCCTGTAGACAGGGGAAGGAGCCGCAGCTTGTATTTCCTGATGCCTGAAGGTTTCTCAGGCACCAGACATCGTGCAGAGTACTTTACAGCCTTTGCTTacaattctattttcttctactttgtaTTAGAAAGTAATTATGATAGAGAAAGCAATCTAGGAGTCAGTGGTGCATGAGTGTGATCCCAATAGttaagaggcagagataggtggatctctgtgagttggggactagcctgggctacaaagagagttccagggcagccaggactacatagagagactgtgtctcacaaataaataagtaagtagtaaataaatagatagataaatgataagtaaataaatagataaatgataagtaaataaatagataaagggAAAATCCTATTCACAGTGGCCTCAAAAACATATGTATATTGGAATAAATCTAATCAAGGAAATAAGagttctacaatgaaaactttaacactgaagaaggaaattaaagaattaaTATCATAAAATTGGCTATACTGCTAAAAGCAATCTGTGGAAATGACCCTGTCACCATCagcaaaggagaaacaaagtCTTGTTTCTGTAGAAAAATAGAAGCGCCTGAGAACAACTACGCTAAGTAAGTTACGCCAGTGTCAGAAAAACAAACGTCATCGCTTCGCTCAAATGTAGTTCTTAGATTTTAATCTTTTGACATTTATTTGTCTTGGGAGGGAGTGTGCATACCcacaggtgtggaggtcagaggacaacttttgggagacagttctttccttcctccttgtaGGTTCTGGGTCTCTCCGCAaaaagcatctttacccactgagcaatcttgccagcCATTAGATTTTTATAGATACATAAaagttacatgtatatattatatacatacacacatatgtgaaaatACAAGTGAAACTGTCTAGGGGAGCAAAGGGgacaagagaaggggaaaaggatgaGGCCAGGGTCTGGGAGGAATGTgcttaatataatataatataatataatataatataacttgTTAAAAACACTCTTATGTATCTGTTGGGACTaagctccacaactctgcattttgattggctgtggttttctgtactGGTCTCCacctgttgcaaagagaagtttccttgaaaAGGTGTGAAGACTTCAATtatacaaggaaataaaataaataatttttaaaatgtcattatataACATAGTACcaggcaataaaataaaatacatgtaaatgagTTTTTAACtatgatatataaaatttataaaattgtatgcaaatgaataaaaagcTGCAGgcagcaaaagagaaaacagaattttaaaaaagtaattgcCAATTGTCATCAGAAACACTTCACCTAGCaaatgatggaaacagatgcagagacccacagccaaacattaggcagagcttggggacgGGGAGCTTGAGGTCTGTTTCTCACACCTGGAAATTAataggaaagagagcaggaaagcagacccagggtggggcagggaggaagagaaccGAGATGCATAGATAAAGCTCCCTCTGCCCTAGCCCCACAGAGAAAGCCAGACTCAGGAGCTAAGCAGAGAAATATAGACCAGTAAGTCCTGGCTTTGCCTCCTGGGGGTGTGGGAGACTGACTGCTAACAACCAAAGCCTCGGAAAGGCCAGTGACACACAGCTGTTCACATGTCCCAAGAGTGCAGGACGATATTCCATTGCCTAAGATGTCTGAACTAGTTTCCTTTGGTGATCTAATTAGCCAGATCAGCCTCCTAGGCCAAGGAATTCTTCTCTAAGCATCACCAAAAAGGTATTACAGGACAGTCACACATCCAAGGCAAGCGAATCCGTTTCATCCCCTACCTGGGACAGTGCTGAGCTGTTACAAACTAAACCTCTTACCAGATTTTGTCTGGCCTCTGAGCCGTCAGCATTTCTGCGGTTCGATCATAGTAGGTGTCGATGGTCAAGTTCCCATCTGTGTTGTGTGCAGAATGGAAATTGGAAACGACTCGGGTTGGGACACCTAAGCATCTCATTactacagagaggaaagagaaatggctGAGCTCATGTCAGGCAGAATTATGACCTTTTCGTGCACAGTTTCTCACCTTCAAACTTGCAGCAACTGTTTTATTCCCAAAGGGTGGACAAAGAGAAGCTCTTGCCCACCTGCTCACCTGCCCACCTGCTCACCTGCCCACCTGTTTACCTGCCCACCTACCCACCTGCCCATCTGCTCACCTGCCCACCTACCCACCTGCCCACCTACCCACCTGCCCATCTGCTCACCTGCCCACCTACCCACCTGCCCACCTACCCACCTGCCCATCTGCTCACCTGCCCACCTACCCACCTGCCCACCTACCCACCTGCCCATCTGCTCACCTGCCCACCTACCCACCTGCCCACCTACCCACCTGCCCACCTGTTTACTGGCCTACCAGTGGCATCCATCCACAAAGTGGAAAAAATCATTTGTGTGCaacttaaaacaataattaacttccccttccctgctctttttttttttctcagcagctCTCCAAGTCAAAAGCAATGAGACCAAAACACatgagaattttaaaaggaaaaaaaaagttgaccaGTTTCAAAAGAGAAACTGTGTGACCTGGAGTACGCAGCTTAACTTCTCTGGTTAGTCTCCTTGTAAGTAAGAAAGTGAAGAGCTGAACTGCCTGGCTTTCAGTTCTGAAATTCTGAATCTGTCACTCTACTTAAAAgagttgaaagaaagatgaaaattagAGGGCTGGGCATGTAGCTAAGCGGCAGAGTGCTGGCCTGGCATGTACAAGGTTCTGAGTTCATTCTTCAGCACTGCATCCTATATAAATAGCTAAACAGTAAGAGAGTGGCTATAGATAGAACATCCATTTTCTGTAGAAATACAGTGGGTGAGAGCAGAGATTAAGAACTGCTTACCGTCTTTGATAAGCCAGTAGCTCCCTCTTGTGGCTCCTCAGGTACGTAAAGCTGTGATTGCTCATAGCAGACATTATCCCATGCTTACACACCTACTAACTGCCTGCAACCAGGCAAGCTTCTCCCATGCTTACACACCTACTAACTGCCTACAACCAGGTGTAGTCAAGAGCCGAGCATGTCTTGGGGCTAGGTCCTCACCCCTGTCAGTATGGTAAGTTCAGAGGATGTCTGTTCTACTCACTCTTCCTAGGAGAACAGACAGTGTCTAATGGGGATGCTGAGAAGGTCAcaatgttgttttggtttgtctgtttgcttgcttgatttttAAGTAAAAGGAATAAGAATAAGAGTCTTTCTGTCTCCATGCACTGAAAAGCCCCCAGCAGAACCACCTGTCACAGTTCGGTGTCTTCTCCAGCACTGCGTCTGGACTTTCCACACACCTGCAGGATAAACAGACTCAAACCTGGCCTGCAGGTAGCCAAAGGCAGATTAATGGTTCTCTCTATTCAACATCCCCGACACTCTGTGGCCTGTGAGGACAGAAGGACTTGGAGAGGGGCCTAAGTGATGGGTCTAGTCCTTTTCCTGCTCTTCCTAGGATCAGAAGGTCCAGGGTGAATGTCGTAACGACCACGTGGCTACAACTGAGGCCAAGGCAGAATGGGGCCTACAGGAGGCCAGAGTAGTCACAGCCTCACCTCACGAGTAAGCTGATAAGGTCTCCTGATGTCTACTCAGATTTATATCTCTGCATCTGAGGCCCCAGAACCTAACTCTAAGACTATGCTTCCCCTCAGAGAGTCAGTCATAAACAGCAGCCTGTTCTTATCCCATGTCCCACCCCCTTCTCTTAGGGAGTCTCAGCAAACACCTAGCACAGGGTGTGAGCAGATAGCCCTATGGAAGCTCTGCTTTGCATGAGGGAGACAGGTACTCTAGGCTCTCCATCTTTCCAGATACTTGGGCCAAGAATTTGGCACTGCATTCTAAACAGTTGAGAATGCATTCAGCTGAGTAAAGTGCCCCTGATCCTCAAAAGATAGTTAGCAAGGCAGCAAAACTCTAACTATAAGTCAAGTCTCTTGGGGAGGTCTAGGTGTGCGGTCAGGCAATCTGGCATATACCTACTCGCAGCTCCATCTTCCACCTGTTGGCCCACTGCAGACTCATCTTGAGCTGAGCAGGTGGTAGGAAGAAGGGTTCTGCCTTTGTAGGGACTGCAAGTTGTTCTATCCAAATGGCCAccattttgtctgtctgtctatctcttcaGGCAAGATCTCATCTAGTGTAGCTTAGCCTAACTCCCTATGTAACCAAGGAAGCTCCTGATCCAACTGCTCccacctctcaaatgctaggattagaagcatgctccaccatgctcaGGTATCCACTGTTAATAGTCTTCATCAAAGAGAAGATGAAATGATTGCAAAGACTGGCAGGTAATGAACTCAGGTACACACTGCGCCTTAGCCATGGACCATTGGTGAACTCTAGACCTTTCAGGAGCTGCAATGGACTCTGAGAGTAGGTATTATCATGGCCTGGTCTGAAGGGGAAATCAGGAAGAATCAATGGGTGAGGCTTCACTCACCCGTGCACATAACAGAAGCAAAGACCCAACACTGTCCATATTTCACAGGCTGCCCGCCCTTGGCTGACCACTGCCGCAAGATGGCCACGCTGCCGTTCCATTCCAGAGGGCTGGTGCCCTGGGAGTAATCCTCTCCCCAGTTCCCCTGAAGCACACCACTGTCGTCATTGCTGTTGATCT
It encodes the following:
- the Tgm7 gene encoding protein-glutamine gamma-glutamyltransferase Z — translated: MDPVAALELRSVELQIPRNNKDHHTEDLGLSKLILRRGQIFILTIVFSRPFQPQKDHLTFVAETGPEPTELLGTRATFFLAQTRPENVWSASDFIIGSNSLQVSIFSPASAVIGHYTLKLEISQGQGPGVTYPLGNFILLFNPWSTEDDVYLPSETLLREYIMSDYGFIYKGQTNSITSRPWNYGQFEGDIVDICFEILNKSLYFLKNPSKDHSQRNNVVYVCRVVSAMINSNDDSGVLQGNWGEDYSQGTSPLEWNGSVAILRQWSAKGGQPVKYGQCWVFASVMCTVMRCLGVPTRVVSNFHSAHNTDGNLTIDTYYDRTAEMLTAQRPDKIWNFHVWNECWMLRKDLPPGYNGWQVLDPTPQQTSSGLFCCGPASVKAIKEGDIQLPYDTPFVYAEVNADEVVWLFEGGQVQEILAHNTSYIGKAISTKMVGSDARLDITSSYKYPEGSSEERSAFIKASWKLLEPRRNASSLLDLLGSENLKAKPVQLQLHLARAPMWGQDLPLMLYVQRVPVRDHVQGSIGLTVRFCAQALLHGGGFRKPFWRHIVHLNVDFEKEIQWPFLLPYSSYRDKLTDERLIRVAGIAEVEETGQFILVLKDFSLEPPHLSIEVFERAEVGKALNIHITLTNTLMVPLNNCAMVLEGSGLINGQMTKDLGILMAGHTIQIHLELYPIKAGPHQLQVLISSSEVKEIKGYKDILVAAAPAS